The Vanessa atalanta chromosome 2, ilVanAtal1.2, whole genome shotgun sequence DNA window AATTCTGTATGCTGTCATACAACATATTTTCTTGATTAGGTAGCCTTACCTTTACTTCATCtcgtattataaaaaacatggcATTAGAGGGACCATTCCTTAACAGAATTGGTATCATTCCTCTATAGAATTCTTTAATTCCATAATATCTAGCAATGTGACTTGTTGCATGGGCAGTATTCTTGAACTTCTTATGATATTTTGGATGAATGAGCAATGTTTGTAGTCTTTCAAATGGCATAAGTGTTGCTTCAAAGCAGCCAGCAACAACACCCGCAATAGTTTTAGCAACATAAGGGTTAACTTTTTGGTCTAAAAGAGGTTGCAAGCATTCATCATAGACTCCGAACATAAGTGACATTGACATAGATCTCTGTAATAAGGGTGGGAGCATACCTCGGTACAAGAATCCCATACCCTCTTTCTGCAACTGGTTTAATGCAAATGTAGCTTCCACTCCATGCATCATCTGTAATTAatcaagttatataatataatattgaaatgtacTCAATCAATTTTGCATCATTTCATAATGAAGAAATTATCTCTCTagggaaataaaataattaaaattgttttgtccAAAGTAAAATTAGagcaataatataaactatattacaaAGTGTACATAAACAAACTAATATTGCTGCTTTAGATGTATCTATAATTTGAGTTTGGAGAAGGACaaaggcaattttttttaattcagcacTAGTTGGGGTAAAATGGGGCTATATAAGTTGTTTGctataagtaaagttttataaattttacacagTTAAAGCTGCGGGTGCTGTACctagtattacataaaataattgaattttttacacAAAGTATGCAAAGGTGAGGTGAGGTAACATTGATGTTTAATAATGTACCCACAATCACagattctattatattatatatacgtactGATATGCTAAACATAATGAGTGCTATCATAAatcatataagtaattaaaaatgataagtcTCATTATTTAGTCAAGATccataaatcttaattaaataaagataataaatgtgttataaaaattttgtcaatataaaaaacacataaCATACTATGTAATCATGATTTTAACCTTAcactttcattaatttaattatgggACATTGACTTACTTGTCTAAATATGAGTTTATTCAGTGGATAGCTAATGAGAATATTACAGAAAGCTGCTCCCCCACCACATGCAAACTCTTTCCAATGCTGAGGGAGATTGTTGACACTGACTGGTACTGACATACTGCCTTCCTTCAGACAGTTTCGTTCTAGGAACTGAGGCTCAGACATATTTGGCTTACAATCAcatgacattatttatttacatccattactgtaaaaaataataatctaaatataatcaCATTACAATCATACAATATTCTTCTCGTTATGTGCAGATATGTAAATGAATTagctattaaattttttttaatgtgacttaccaaaatttataaattagcaaCTCAGTGCTAATGAATAATGCAAATAAATTTGGTACAACCATGCGTAACTTGAGACTTTATACCTTCTCCAATAGATTATAGTGTTACGTGTGTGAGGAAATTTCTAAATATCCTTCAATGCCATTGTGTATTTTTGAGTTAGATGCATGGAATTATACACGTATATAAaatctttgatattttaataatacaaatttgcaaccattcacttttattatattataaattttaaatttaaataaaattatcaatgattGCAATTTGTCACTTACTATGAAAATTGCCTCTCAAATGTCAATTTTCAAAATGACACAATTGTCAATTTTACAATGACATTTGTGTAAAGTTGCTTCATTTAACGCAGTGATTTTTAActgactttttattataaaatcttatagtgcctaaaataaaatcttaataacattttaagagAAACATGTAGAATGCAATTTAACGTGTAAATAACGGCACGTTTCGTTCGATTCTATTGAcattttttatgacttttatgttttttttttaaacaatcaaTTTTTCAATTGCACATTGATAGTTTCGGTCTATTACGctacataataataagtttaaccacaaaaacaatttattttttcaatctgTAGTGTGGTGACTATTAAACTTGTGAAGTATATAATGTGAAGTGTTAACCTATTATCCGATGTCAGATTTTGACATATGCCGATACTAATGTTAATGTTAGTCAGATCATTAGCTGTGCtatacaaaaactaaatttgcaataatattttGGCTCATAacagtgaaataaaatttaaataaatggcaGCAGTTTTGAAGAAAAGAGCTTTGGCTGAATATAATAAATCGTTTCAGGTACAGATTGagcgtatttatttttacttgctaTCATTGTGTTTGTTTTGGTacatgactttaaaaaaaaatgatatataatttttaggaTGGTCCATCTTCTAAAAAGCTACACTTAGCTAAGAAACCCCTCATTGGTAGTTCTGCCGCTGCATTCGTAGGGTTGCTGGAGAAATGCAAGTCCAGTGATGAGGCTCTTCAATTACTTCTTCGCATCTCAGATTGTCTCCAGTTCCAAGAGTCAGATGTCGAGGAAGCTATTAAGAAACTCTCTGAACATTTTCAATCCGAAGAAGAGTCTGTGGTGAGGGTAAAAATTCTGTGGCTGTTCTGTGATATTGGACTAGAATGTCCCGGGGCCAACCTAAACAATTTGATTGATGAAACTATTCATTTGATAAAAAACGAAACTTCCCATaaggtatgtttttatattcacatttgtttattgcatttataatacctacaacatttgagataattttatttttatttgttttaggtgATAGCCCAAGGTATAGCAACATTACTGAAACTAGGTAGCAAACTTAGTGAGGATAAGATTCTCATGAACCGACTGGTAACTGTTGCCAGAGACAATCTTAAAGATACAAGCCACCAAGTCAAATGTAGGTGCTTGCAGCTTATCAGTGAACTGTATCCAATTTGTCCTGAGCCTGATAGGACAGTTGAAATGATAGCAGAGGccaatattataatcaaattacttGGAGACTATAGCAATGCAGAGGTATGTACCACAATCCTTTgcaatagaaaaaaatgatCACCATTGAATcagcttaattaatttaaaatgatattgctttaaacataatttatttatacttcgaAATTGAATTAACCTAGCTAGGATAGTCAGTACCTGATCCATATTTCGTTTGATgactatgttatttattattgatattattatacacaGACCTATTTTGCCTTAGTTACATACTaagtaatttttcataaatatatgttttagtagggaataatatatattcttataatacacATATGGTAATCCACAATCatcaatgatattatattttgtgataaaaaaaatctgttattaCTTTATCAACATTACGTCTATGTTTTATCTTTTCTAGGATGCAAGAGTGCGATGTGAAGCATTCCAATCACTGCTGACATTACATGAGCGTGGTGTTACTCTCAGTGCAGACTTGTATGAACCAGTGTGTGCAGCTCTTTCAGATGACTATGAAATTGTAAGAGAGGTGGCTCTCAAGCTTGTGTGGCTGTTGGGCAACAAGTACCCAGAGAAGTAAGAAAGACATTTAATTAccatgaatataattaaatactactaaaagaggataatattttgtaatgccTGCTGTATATTCTTGTAAATTTGTATAGGTTGAACTGATTTTAGATAGAACTATTACGTTAATCTgcaattaataagttatttgcaGTTAATGATTAAAGTGTCAATGGTTTTGCAGATAACTTAGCATGTCTAGTAACAAATACATAACATAGAGTTGAGGAAATAATTCATatggaaaataatatgtttttctaaacataatttttctatattgtttgaaaatcacaaaaataatttacacataAATTGTATGTAGGTTATTGTAGTACAGGTGCAGTTTTTGAGATGttaataactttgttttaaatactgttattacattaatttaactgATTCCGGCCACATTGGCCTTTCTTAAGTGGAAAAGTGCACAacagtgtatgtgtgtgtgagcAGTGTTTAAAGAGTTTTCGCAGGATCAACGGATTTACGTGCTTTTTGAGGCACAGctacattatacatattagattagaaaagaaaaatgtGATTTAGGtcttaaaatgacaaaaaaaataggaaaatgttatgaagaattattataatgaaaatggtttctaaatattttatatatttagatttactttaaatttactttacataatattttgttcattttataatgttgtttCAAAAGGTTTTGAAGttgtaatagtatatatttgcaGTTCAGCCACCTTACAAGACGGAGAAACGACGATTAGACTAGTCGATGACGCGTTCATCCGCATCTGTTCGGCCGTTAACGATTTGTGCATGCAAGTGCGGGCGCTCGCTTGTTCGTTGCTGGGAACAACCCGAGCAGTGTCCGACCGCTTTTTGTTGCAAACACTTGATAAACAACTCATGAGTAATATGAAGGTAATAGATTAGacaattattaagaataatgttAATTGTGTACTAAAATTTTGactaaaatgcaataaaaaaaacaattttatttataacaatggcAAGTCGCCTAAATACTGCACGTTCATTATATAGTATGATAACCGCGCGGGCAAAGGAGTGGTGTCTCCTAGAATTTGTGTCACTCGGGTTTTTTTCAATACTTTATGTACAGGtgaccttttttaaaataaattacatttgttaaCTCGTCGGAATTGTGTTTTTACGATCTCTCGTGGAGGCCCCGGGTCAGTCGCCCTGGATGCGCTGAATCCGGGGCTGACTCGCAAAAATGACCCCGCAGAAGAAGCGCACGGCGCACGAGCGCGGCGCGGAGCTGGTGCGCTCGGGCGCGTGGGCGAGCGGGCGGCGCTGGGCCGACGACGCGCCCGGGCAGCTGCTGGAGCAGGCCGCCGTGCAGCTGCTGCCCGGGGGCGCCGCCGGGGCCTTCGTGCACGGCCTGGAGGACGAGCTCATGGGTGAGTGGCCACATCTGGTACTTTTCTCTCTGATACAGAATATACTTTTCTGGACATTGGACATATTAAACGAGAGATGTCGCGGGACACCTGGTTGGAACGATGAAATGGAATTGTTATACATAAccgtatgaattaaaacaataatcaaaatAGGTTTAAACaaaaccgtataaaatagaGACAGAAGGAGAGGACAACATTTCTGCCAGTACACTCTACTGTAAGCTGCGTTGTAGAACATCGTtgcaacaaatatatttgtgtttgatTTCTATTATCAGAGGTTCGCACGGCGGCCGTAGAAGCTGTATGTCAGTTGTCGATGGAAAATCCCGTATTCGCGACCACGTCACTGGACTTCCTCGTGGACATGTTCAACGACGAGATAGAAGACGTGAGGCTGCGCGCCATCGACAGTCTGACGCGAATATCACACCACATAGTGTTGAGGGAGGACCAATTGGAAATTATTCTCGGAGCTTTGGAGGTAATCATAGCGTATTTACTAGGCGCCAAGGAATAAATGCTATTACGATTATATAAGTTGACTATGTAACGAAGACAATGTTGCCTCGAACTTTTATGTAGGATTGTAGGTTGAATTTACATTTCGACCTGACcagaaacaattattaatgtaGGATCAGGGTTATATACATCCACGCTCGGCGGCAATATATTATGATTCAAAGAAGCGAAATACAAATGCTCATGATATCTCCGAAACGATAGGTCCTAAAAAATTAACTTGAAGATCATAGTTATTCCTTTTGCGACATAAACGCTCACTAAGAGAAACCTCTGGTAATAGCAACTTTTAGGGGGAAGTGGAAGGGATAAcgttgtatgaattttatccgTTACAGATCGGGACGGACAACTAGTTgacaataaagtaaaaaaatgctttaaattaaataaaatgaaatataaaccagaacattaaacaaacaaaattatttatacaatataactaCTACCATAATATAAATGCAAGAACGAATTAATGTTTGGAAGAACAAACTAGTTCTTAGTTACAGACGTAGCATTtagattaatgtatatattaattaaagaaaatattttttacatgtggTATCATTCTTTGGTCTTTTCATTCAGGACTATTCAATGGACGTCAGAGAAGGTTTGCACAGAATGTTGGGATCCTGTACAGTTGCTTCGAAGACATGCCTTGAAATGTGCATCGACAAAATATTAGAGAATCTCAAGCGGTATCCACaggtaatatatatgttaatttcttttttcatttatttaaaagaatttatttaagaaaacattatGACTTTATTGAAACAACAGAACTTCGTGGTATCACCTTAAATGATAAAGTAAAAGGTGACTCCGCTCCATAAAAAAGTGGCTAGATGTAAGGCCCCAGATCCCGAGTTCCGAAAAATTTACAGTACCGGCTTGGAGTAAAGCACgttaagccgttggtcctgctcCTGAACTTATTCCGGtagtgtcggatttgccgtcccatcggattataggagtaagggaatagagagtgcgtTAGTTAGTGCGTTAGCGTATACCCTTCTGAACTAGAAGATGTCCTGCGTAATTGGCTGGTTTTTCTTAAGatgtgaccgaaatcggtctgGACgacatcataatattttagttgagTTAAACTATGCAGCATTCACAGTTAAAAAAGGAACTGTTACATTAGCCATGTCGAGTCGTGAGTATAGGTAGCTGGGGGCAAGTTCGTTCATTCGTACACTTTCGGCCAAATTACAGTAACCGAATAACAAGTGAGGATTTGCGTGCAAGGATTGCGCATCCTTCATTGCGCCAAAGAGATGTGAACCGTGCGTGACAATGGATGGATGTGCTCACGACTCATGCCACTTACTATAAATTATGTGGATACAGCTAGCCTGGTATGAGTATGTTAAAGTTATTTCCACGGTAAAATGTCATTCAATTTTTGGGTAAACAAGATAGTTTCTGGAACCAATACAAAAGTAAGGCATTTTCTAGTTAGGCATGCTCCATCTTTTGTCTATTTATCAAGGTATTCACAAGGTATAGGTCTTGGTCTCCTATAAGTATCAATATAAGGTAAAGtaatgcttaatttttattacaattccaGGACAAGCGGTCGACCTTCCGCTGTGTTCAGCGAATGGGCAGCAAGCATGCCACCCTCGTGCTGCCGCTCACCACGCGCCTGCTCGCTGTCCACCCGTTCTTCGACATGCCCGAACCAGACGTCGAGGATCCAGCTTGTATcctttaatactttattatataattattggcaAAAACTATGGCAatgttaaagatataatttatcatttaattacatataatcgTTAGTAACCTTAGCGGCACCCAGACATGTGCGTGCTGGTGCTGGTGCTGAACGCGGCGGCGCACTGCACCACCATGCTGCCGCTGTTCGAGGAGCACACCGTGAAGCACTACACCTACCTGCGGGACACCATGCCGCACCTCGTGCCGCATCTACCCATCGGTACGACACGTGtcgttaaattgtttattttttcttaaaatgaacttaaaatatataatctaatttaaattttgctcTTATTcctctcacgcacactaagacatctagTAAGCACAAACGTCATTCTGAAAATAATTGGTTAAATGTGTCTAGCTTATTTCTACTTCCCGTCGTAAAacgatttgttgtatttttcagGTGACGCGCAGCAGTCTCGCAACGAGAACGACGAAACAGAGATAGACGATAGTGCGGTTCGTCGATTCTTCGACTCTGTATTGCAACACATCGACAATGTCACACTTTCCACGTCTGTTAGGCTGAAAATGCTACAATCGGCTGAAGAGCAACTTAATAAGTAAGTTATACAGTAACAAATTGGATTACCGGTTTAAAAATCGACTGATAGCACTTAGATAATAATGTAACGTTCTACcagtgatttttaatatatatatatatatgtatatctcatTATAGATAATATGCTACTAACCTTGGATTGTATACTAAGTGTTTACAACTCACAAAGCACTGCACACCAATACAATGGTGGGTGGCGGAAGAATAACTGAAGGTTGTCACCGGTTTATAAAAAGTAGtggatacaaataaataaattataataatttctataaatttaaaggtTATCAGAAATGGAGCCGATGGTTTCCGGAGCGGCGAACTTCACGGCGTTGTTTGCGCGTTGCGTGCTGTCGCTGCACACCGCGCTCAGCGCCACCAACGGGCCGCCCGCGCACGCGCTGCAGCAGCTCACCACTGACTGCCTCAGGTATTCACTCACATactggaattattttattaaatcttctaCCTTCTGTCAGACATTCTGAATCGAAGTTTATCCAAgactgtacaaaatattttttgctatgACTCCGACGCTTATATGCTATATTTTCCTagcttaataaaaatgtttaattaagagTAGGTAGAATATAAACATGTTTAAATGTTCGTCTGAATGTACATAAAATCGTTTCGTCTCAGTCGTCTCCTCATATTCGCACCGAAATAGAAACGCTAACATATTTCgcatcataaataatatgttaatcggaaataaattattcaatcgaTACAGGCTCCAGCACCAGTTCAGCGGCGTGTCGGAGCAGGAGACGGCGTGCGTGTGGCAGCTGTCGCTGCGCGTGTGTGGCGCGCGCGTGGTGGCGGCCGTGCAGAGCGCGTGCGTCGCAAACACCGGCACCGGCAACAGCGCCAgcagcgccgccgccgccgccgcgctcgccgccgccgccgcgctcgcGCAGCACGCCGAGCTGCTCGACCGCCTGCTGGCCTCGGCGGGTAACCAAAACACATATATATTCTGCAGTAACACCTAGCCACCTCGCAATTTGTGTTTTTCATATAGTAGCCGGTACGGGTCGTAAGCATAAATGAGCAGTAGGAGGGCAAGTTCGCACATGTACACTTGGTcaaattaacattacattaatacaGTAACCGATAAGACGACAAGCATCGAGTGACGGACCAATCGCGTGCAGCCTCGGCGCCCCCGGTTCCTTCAATCCTCCGAGAGACCTAAAagtgtatagcctattccaatggaagtaggaaaatacctaaacaaaccttagatttacgtgtttcatgaaatttgatttagaataactcagctatatcaTAACACTCttacacttaaccacttatttccactttaaatttacttccaaaattccgataaatgTTTCGTCGACGGTCAAAATGTAATGtgctaaaaataagaaatacttaTTCCTCAGGTGTAGAACCAGATCCATTCACAATAGCAGTGTTCCAGCAATTATCACAGAGTGGAGAACATAAACCTTCGACACTGGCACG harbors:
- the LOC125072099 gene encoding integrator complex subunit 4; amino-acid sequence: MAAVLKKRALAEYNKSFQDGPSSKKLHLAKKPLIGSSAAAFVGLLEKCKSSDEALQLLLRISDCLQFQESDVEEAIKKLSEHFQSEEESVVRVKILWLFCDIGLECPGANLNNLIDETIHLIKNETSHKVIAQGIATLLKLGSKLSEDKILMNRLVTVARDNLKDTSHQVKCRCLQLISELYPICPEPDRTVEMIAEANIIIKLLGDYSNAEDARVRCEAFQSLLTLHERGVTLSADLYEPVCAALSDDYEIVREVALKLVWLLGNKYPENSATLQDGETTIRLVDDAFIRICSAVNDLCMQVRALACSLLGTTRAVSDRFLLQTLDKQLMSNMKKKRTAHERGAELVRSGAWASGRRWADDAPGQLLEQAAVQLLPGGAAGAFVHGLEDELMEVRTAAVEAVCQLSMENPVFATTSLDFLVDMFNDEIEDVRLRAIDSLTRISHHIVLREDQLEIILGALEDYSMDVREGLHRMLGSCTVASKTCLEMCIDKILENLKRYPQDKRSTFRCVQRMGSKHATLVLPLTTRLLAVHPFFDMPEPDVEDPAYMCVLVLVLNAAAHCTTMLPLFEEHTVKHYTYLRDTMPHLVPHLPIGDAQQSRNENDETEIDDSAVRRFFDSVLQHIDNVTLSTSVRLKMLQSAEEQLNKLSEMEPMVSGAANFTALFARCVLSLHTALSATNGPPAHALQQLTTDCLRLQHQFSGVSEQETACVWQLSLRVCGARVVAAVQSACVANTGTGNSASSAAAAAALAAAAALAQHAELLDRLLASAGVEPDPFTIAVFQQLSQSGEHKPSTLARTIQPLLLAAPLPVIPKPNLKIRMCSASIIEPATDNDTVLRFCAGLITGVALEAEVVRVRDPSALRVRVAYPDTRVHALVPPRDHLRPLDHTNTNDDGTQNVRLLTKVLISHGVWTEPCGVDISVCLAVDEGGGREAAPLVELCRPVRVTVAPKPIKRGI